The genome window GTCGTGGCCGATAACCAAAGGACCTGCATATCTCCCGTTTCCGCTCCCGCGCTGGCCGTGGGAGGTTCCGGTGATGTGCTTGCCGGCCTTGTCGGTTCCCTGCTTGCACGCGAGACGGCCCCGTTCATGGCCGCCTGTCTCGGAGTGTACTGGCACGCGACCGCCGGTTTGCTGCTTGAGGAACGATACCCGTCCCGGGGCAACCTTGCCCGGGAAATAGCAACCATGCTGCCCGAAGCCGCAAAGGAGTAAGGACATGCTCAAAGCAAAAGACATCATGACCGCATCCCCCATTACCCTGACTCCGGAAACCGACATTGTGACCGCAGTGAAAACCCTGCTGGACAACAAGATCAACGGAGTTCCCGTGCTTGAGGGCGAAAAGCTGGTGGGCGTCCTGACGCAAAGCGACCTGGTGGCCCAGCAGAAGGAACTGCAGCTACCCTCGTTCTTCACCCTGCTGGACGGCGTGTTCCCTCTGGCTTCCTACGAGGAGCTGGACAAGGAAATGCAAAAGATCTCCGCCATTGTGGTGGGCCAGGCCATGACCAGCAATCCCACCTTTGTTTCCCCGGAAGCGGACCTGACCCAGATCGCCACCATCATGGCCGAGCAGAAG of Salidesulfovibrio onnuriiensis contains these proteins:
- a CDS encoding CBS domain-containing protein, with the protein product MLKAKDIMTASPITLTPETDIVTAVKTLLDNKINGVPVLEGEKLVGVLTQSDLVAQQKELQLPSFFTLLDGVFPLASYEELDKEMQKISAIVVGQAMTSNPTFVSPEADLTQIATIMAEQKLYTLPVVNEGKLVGVVGKEDVLRTLVEQGQ